A region of Caretta caretta isolate rCarCar2 chromosome 26, rCarCar1.hap1, whole genome shotgun sequence DNA encodes the following proteins:
- the RAB11FIP1 gene encoding rab11 family-interacting protein 1 isoform X2 gives MSLSGSAPRWAPTHVQVTVLRARGLRPKAKGAGGGGSDAYALMALGKEKFATSVAERCLGAPVWREEATFELPPRRPGHGGEPALQLTVLHRALLGLDKFLGRAEVSLAELQEEGGRRSTRWYTLHSKPGKKEKERGEIEVDIQFMRSNMTASMFDLSMKDKSRSPFGKLKGKLKGKRANGLPDTASAIIPSITHSPADSEEESSEKEKKKSKIKTLFSKPGLQKTSLSQSMSVLPAFQPVTEKVRLKPGDFQSNWGEDKSFPPNSEKAFGNKAEDNSLHVPVVMAHKRTASADNKQLNEITSSNTKKDGLSLFSGLKSKNDPTPRSNVCINGNHVYQKESETKKETMPKDNTPSSSPQTFRKNQPSESEENLSSKSSKEHEKTGRVSPSRGLSGSPSLESFKSMTLPSYKLLSGGDLLGNSASLSLETAKEETKEDKKQENKKSLLSLVTGRKEVVKNNDVENMSDMTLKEREAKLLEEKKNEKDVKPVEIPKDYNQESTPKNSNTADVPRNKKSHNPFDELLMDEQKPEKSAASARTIQTKAVKPRLGVSSEDETEATLPTSVPDSFPVFLSAHHSSNDNNPFTSKVGQKFKAQNSGSPLPPSLISGQCSNDNNPFISDWGQESKAQDSESFIRPLLYFPHPPATLGHISSHLLSTPHSIDNNPFVSKLGQESKVQDLKSFTNPPSFSLPSAVSSKSSCSFVINFADSEHPAFVSSEESQNESLTNDTNTVSNSLGSLSESPPLPVYERVGQTPKKQCDAKEVQIVSPHNKNNRGFKKSVTFHLDELENTDSSRNHAEALDKEPRERWHPDQCEEMFTTDPTVIEKRQGFASVLGIECYPSSKLCDESRNSVQNNESTVQGDVETSSTSAETWMKDSKELTSLSKSNHSLSPGNAVVQPSSAESKLNEEQELCSGKKIKHSLKMEEFGLTLESKFFPTLPFL, from the exons ATGTCGCTGTCGGGCTCCGCGCCGCGCTGGGCCCCCACCCATGTGCAGGTGACGGTGCTGCGGGCCCGGGGGCTGCGGCCCAAGGCCAAGGgggccggcggcggcggcagcgacGCCTACGCGCTGATGGCGCTGGGCAAGGAGAAGTTCGCCACCTCGGTGGCGGAGCGCTGCCTGGGCGCGCCCGTGTGGCGGGAGGAGGCCACCTTCGAGCTGCCGCCCCGCCGGCCCGGCCACGGCGGCGAGCCGGCCCTGCAGCTCACCGTGCTCCACCGCGCCCTGCTCGGCCTCGACAAGTTCCTGGGCCGGGCCGAGGTCAGCCTGGccgagctgcaggaggagggcgGCCGCCGCAGCACCCG GTGGTATACACTTCACTCCAAACCAggcaagaaggaaaaagagagaggagagattGAGGTGGATATTCAATTCATGAGGAGCAACATGACAGCCAGCATGTTTGATTTATCCATGAAAGACAAGTCCCGGTCTCCATTTGGCAAGCTGAAAGGCAAACTCAAAGGAAAGCGGGCCAATGGACTGCCTGACACAGCATCAGCCATCATTCCCAGCATAACTCACTCACCAGCTGATAGTGAAGAGGAGTCctctgagaaagaaaagaaaaaatccaaGATCAAAACCCTGTTTTCTAAACCTGGTTTGCAGAAAACCTCCCTCTCCCAGTCCATGTCAGTTTTACCTGCTTTTCAGCCAGTGACGGAGAAAGTTAGGCTTAAACCTGGTGACTTTCAGTCAAATTGGGGGGAAGATAAGTCCTTTCCTCCAAATTCAGAAA AGGCCTTTGGAAACAAAGCTGAAGATAACTCACTACATGTTCCTGTAGTCATGGCTCATAAGAGAACAGCAAGTGCAGACAATAAGCAACTAAACGAGATAACCTCCAGCAACACCAAGAAAGACGGGCTCTCCTTATTCAGTGGCCTTAAATCCAAAAATGATCCCACACCCCGATCCAATGTGTGTATCAATGGTAATCATGTTTATCAGAAGGAAAGCGAAACAAAAAAGGAAACCATGCCAAAGGACAAtactccttcctcttcccctcagACATTCAGGAAAAACCAGCCCTCTGAATCAGAAGAAAACTTGTCTTCCAAATCCAGTAAGGAACATGAAAAGACAGGAAGAGTGTCTCCTAGCAGAGGTTTATCTGGGTCTCCCTCACTGGAGTCCTTTAAGTCTATGACCCTACCATCATACAAACTGCTTAGCGGTGGAGATTTACTGGGAAATAGTGCTTCACTGAGTTTAGAAACTGCAAAAGAAGAAACTAAAGAGGACAAAAAACAAGAGAACAAGAAGTCTTTATTGTCTCTAGTCACAGGAAGAAAGGAAGTAGTGAAAAACAATGATGTAGAAAACATGTCTGACATGACTTTGAAGGAGAGAGAAGCCAAACTTCTtgaagaaaagaagaatgaaaaagatgTAAAACCTGTTGAAATCCCTAAGGACTACAACCAAGAAAGTACTCCGAAAAACAGCAACACAGCAGATGTCCCCAGAAACAAGAAATCACATAACCCCTTTGATGAATTGCTTATGGATGAACAGAAACCAGAAAAGTCTGCAGCCTCTGCAAGGACAATCCAAACCAAAGCTGTCAAACCCAG ACTGGGAGTGTCTTCAGAGGATGAAACCGAAGCCACGCTTCCTACTTCTGTGCCTGATTCCTTTCCTGTTTTCCTTTCTGCACATCATTCTAGTAATGACAATAACCCTTTCACTTCTAAAGTGGGACAGAAATTTAAAGCACAAAACTCTGGTAGCCCTCTTCCTCCATCTCTCATTTCTGGACAATGTTCTAATGACAATAATCCTTTCATTTCTGACTGGGGACAGGAATCCAAAGCACAAGACTCTGAAAGCTTCATTCGTCCTCTCTTGTATTTCCCCCATCCTCCTGCAACTCTGGGGCATATTTCTTCTCATCTCCTTTCTACTCCTCATTCTATTGACAATAACCCTTTTGTGTCTAAACTGGGACAGGAATCAAAAGTGCAAGACCTCAAAAGCTTTACTAATCCTCCCTCTTTCTCCCTTCCTTCTGCTGTTTCTAGCAAAAGCAGTTGTTCCTTTGTAATAAACTTTGCTGATTCGGAGCATCCTGCTTTTGTTTCTTCAGAGGAGTCTCAAAATGAAAGTTTGACTAATGATACAAATACTGTATCAAATTCTCTGGGGTCACTGTCTGAGTCTCCTCCTCTACCTGTGTATGAAAGAGTTGGGCAGACGCCAAAGAAACAATGTGATGCCAAAGAGGTACAGATAGTATCACCGCATAACAAAAATAACAGAGGCTTTAAGAAATCGGTGACCTTTCATCTTGATGAGTTGGAAAATACTGATTCTAGCAGAAATCATGCTGAGGCTTTAGACAAAGAGCCACGTGAGAGATGGCATCCTGATCAATGTGAAGAAATGTTCACCACTGATCCAACTGTAATAGAAAAGAGACAAGGGTTTGCCTCTGTGCTGGGTATAGAGTGCTACCCTTCATCTAAACTCTGTGATGAAAGTAGGAATTCTGTTCAGAACAATGAGAGCACTGTTCAGGGTGATGTTGAAACCAGCAGTACAAGTGCTGAAACCTGGATGAAAGATAGCAAAGAACTAACTTCACTCTCCAAGTCTAATCATAGCCTTTCACCTGGGAATGCTGTGGTACAGCCATCTTCTGCTGAAAGCAAATTAAACGAGGAGCAAGAACTATGTAGTGGAAAGAAAATTAAGCATTCACTCAAAATGGAAGAATTTGGGCTCACATTAGAGTCCAAG